GATTTCGAACGCGCCCCAGCGCAGCCTGTTAGGGGTAATCGGGCCAAGCTGTTGCCCGACAATCTGCCTCAGCAAGCGCTCAAAACGGGGGTGTGCCGCCGATGGCTTGATTCGATATAACCAGGTTCGACGGGCTTCGGCACGCGACACGGTGAACGCTGTACCGGAAAATTGCTCGGTGTACAGACCATGGGAATGTTGCTGCGGGGAGTTCTGCCCGCGCGGTAACGCGCCGGGCAGAGCTTCGCTGCTGAACTCATTACCGAAGCCGCTTTGGTAGGCCAAGGATTCAAAAGAGTGGGCTGTGAGCATCTCGACCTCTGTAGAAGATTCTGTAGATACCGTCTTGTTGGCAAAGCGGCAGAAACTGACACACCGCGTAAGCCCTAGCGCCACCCAGGTGGCTCTCAAGACTTTTAACGTAATTGAATTACGCATAACGTAATTTGAGTTTGTGATGAGGTCAAGCTATAAAGCAGCCTTCCCAGACCGGCGCGTACTTGTTCATGACAGCGGAAATCGAAAGTCCAGCAGGCGCACGTCAGCAAAAAGTCCAAGCGGCTGAAGTCGGTGTTGGCATTCTCAAAGCATTGGCTGAGCTGGCGCCTGCGACCTCATTGTCGAAATTGGCTGAGCATGTGGGCATGCCGGCGAGCAAGGTTCATCGTTACCTGCAAGCGTTAGTCGCCAGCGGTTTCGCCGAACAAAACGCCGTCACCAACCACTATGGCCTGGGGCGTGAAGCCTTGCTGGTGGGGCTGGCGGCGCTCGGACAACTGGACGTATTGAAAACCGCTGCGCCGCACCTTTGCGCGTTGCGTGATGACCTCAACGAAACCTGCTTTCTCGCGGTATGGGGCAATAAAGGACCCACCGTGGTCTACGTCGAACAGTCCATAGGCGCGGTGACGCTGGTCACCCAGATCGGCTCGGTGCTGCCACTGCTCAGCTCTTCCACTGGCTTGGTGTTCAACAGTTTTCTACCGGCCAATGAAACAGCGGCGCTGCGTGAGCCGGAGTCAGCCCAACTGAATGCCCGGCAATTGAAAGACGTCGTAAAACACCTCAAGGACATCCGCAGCACTGGGGTGCATCAGATTCACGGGATGTTGATGGCGGGAGTGAATGCCGTATCGTCACCGGTTTTCGCCATGGGCAACAAGCTGGCGGGAGTGGTTACAGTGGTGGGATCGGCTTCGGGGTTCAACGGAGAGGCGCAAGATCAGGCCGCGCAGAAACTGCTGAAAACTGCCCAGGATATAAGCCTGAGAATGGGTGGCAGTTTTCAGCTTTTAAATCTGTAGGGTGGTTAGCGTGGGGCTTAGTCAGCCGTCAGCACCCCACGCCTGACCTGATCGCGCTCAATGGATTCAAACAACGCCTTGAAGTTGCCTTCGCCGAAACCGTCATCGCCTTTGCGCTGGATGAACTCGAAGAACACCGGCCCCATCAGGGTTTCCGAGAATATCTGCAACAGCAATCGTCGCTCGCTGCCGTCTGACGAGCCATCGAGCAATATCCCGCGGGCTTGCAATTGGTCCTGCGGCTCGCCGTGATTTGGCAAACGCCCTTCGAGCATCTCGTAATAGGTACTTGGTGGCGGTGTCATGAAGCGCATGCCGATGGCTTTCAAGGCGTCCCAGGTTTTAATCAAGTCGTCGGTAAAAAACGCGACATGCTGGATGCCTTCGCCATTGAACTGCATCAAAAACTCTTCGATTTGACCAGCGCCTTTCGACGACTCTTCGTTCAACGGGATACGGATCATGCCGTCCGGCGCGCTCATGGCTTTTGAGGTCAGGCCGGTGTACTCGCCTTTGATGTCGAAATAACGAAGTTCGCGGAAATTGAACAGCTTCTCGTAAAAGTTCGCCCAATACGCCATGCGCCCGCGATACACGTTGTGGGTCAAGTGGTCGATGAACTTCAGGCCGGCGCCGGCCGGGTGGCGCTCCACGCCTTCGATGAAGTTGAAGTCGATATCGTAAATCGAGGTCCCTTCACCGAAGCGGTCGATCAAGTACAAAGGTGCACCACCAATGCCCTTGATCGCCGGTAGCCTCAGTTCCATTGGTCCCGTAGCGATTTCTACCGGTTGAGCGCCCAATTCCAAGGCGCGGCTGTAAGCCTGTTGCGCATCCTTGACCCGAAACGCCATGCCGCACACTGACGGGCCATGCTCGGCCGCAAAATAAGACGCGACGCTGTGGGGTTCATTGTTGAGGATGATATTGATCTCGCCCTGGCGGTACAGCGAAACGTTTTTCGAGCGGTGATTGGCAACCTTGGTGAAGCCCATGATCTGGAACACGGGCTCCAAAACGTTCGGAATCGGCGAAGCAAACTCGATAAACTCAAAGCCCATAAGGCCCATCGGGTTCTCGTATACATCAGTGTTGAGATCAGCCATGACATGGCTCCTTGCAGTAGAGAGAAAAAACAAAAACGAATCGTTCTCTACAAAGGCGGCGCGCAAGAGATGCCGCGTACACTGCGGGCGAGAAAATCGCCGAAAATCAGCTGTAAGCCCAGGACTCTCATGTTGAATGGATCACTCTGGCTTGTCGGATTGCGCATCGGGGTGCGCAGACTGGAAAGCAGTATGTTGCAACGCCAGGCGCTCGACTCGGCAGATCTTCGGATAGCCGGTCAAATCGACGTTGAAGCGCCGAGCGGCGTACAGCTGTGGCAGCAAAAATATGTCGGCTAGCCCCGGTTCACCGAAGCAAAACCCCTCTTCGCCTATAAGCGCTTCGACAGCGCTGAAACCCTCGGTAATCCAGTGGTCGATCCACGCGATCACCTCCGGCTCCGGGCTTCCCGACCCACGCAAGCGCTTCAACACCGAGACATTGTGCAGCGGATGAATATCACAGCCGATCAGGGCCGCAACGGCCCGTTGTTGCGCGCGCTGGATCAAATTTGCTGGCAACAAGGGCGGCTGCGGATAGCACTCTTCGAGGTACTCAATGATAGCCGACGACTGAATGATCACTTCGCCGCTGTCCAACCGCAACGCAGGCACCCGACCCTGAGGATCAATGGCGAGGTAATCAGGCTTTAGCTGTTCACCGCCGTCGCGGATCAAGTTAACCGCAATCGACTGGTACGTCAGGCCCTTCAGCGCTAAAGCGATTCGCACTCGATAACTCGAGGTTGAGCGGTAATAGGTAAATAAGTCCACGGGGCGGCCTGCTTCGTTGCACGTTTTTATGTTCGTAATTTGATTACGCAATGCGTAAGTTGATGGAGACAAGGGGGTGATGTCAAGTTGGGAGAATACTGACCCACCCCGGAAGCGTCGCCAATCACGTCCACCCCTCCAACCGCAACGTCGAGCGCACCAAGCGATCTTCCTCGTTCTCGATTTCCTTGAGGTTCTCGCTGATGCTTTGAATGTGCGCAATCGCCGCCTTGCGCGCTTGCTCGGGAAGCCTTCCTGTAACCGCGTTATAAAGTCGCGCATGCTGGCGGTCGATTTGGCGCTTCTGCGGCTCACGGTGGTACAGATTGTTGACCGAAGCGAACACCGTATTGAGTAGCAGGTCCGTCAGCGAGCGCAGGGTCTGGACCAGCACCGGGTTATGCGACGCTTCACAAATTGCCAGGTGAAACGCATGATCCAGTCGCGCATGCCCCGATGCCTCCAGCGGTTGGCCGTGGGCCGCGATCAACGCTTCGTAGCTACGGGTGATCAACACAAAATCGGCGTCGGTGCCGCGCAAGGCTGCCAAGCGTGCGGACTCCCCTTCCAGCAGGCTGCGCACTTCAAACAGGTCGTACAGCGTGCGCGGCTGCGAACCGAACAGGTGCATCAGCGGCGACGTGGCGGTATGGCCCGACAGCTGCGCGACGAACGAACCTTTACCCTGCTCTGTGTCAATAATCCCCCGCGCGCGGAGCAACTTCAGGCCTTCACGCAGCGCCGTGCGAGACACGCCAAGCTTCTCCGTCAAACGCCGCTCGGACGGCAAAATCTGCCCGGTTTTCAACACGCCGTCGACGATCAAGCGTTCGATACGCTCGCACACAACATCGGCCACCTGCGGCGCACGTGGTACAGAAGACATACTCAATCCTGCTCTCCACTGGTATGACCAGTCATAAACATCACAACACCTTTATCAATTCAGCAAGTTAACCACTTGAAAAACAGCATTTTTTTTAATAAACATTGATTCTCCAGTCAAAAAAACTGGTTCGACCACTTCCGTAAGTCATGGACAGTACTGCGCTCACAGCCAATGATGCAAGTCAGTGGATCAGCCACACGATCTCCAATAAAAAACAACACAGGGTTGTCAGCCCACCATGAACATTCTCTACGACGAACGCGTCGACGGTGTATTGCCCCCTTCTGATAAGGCCGGTCTGTACCTGGCATTGCGCGAACAGATGCCAGATTTGGACATTCTCCACCGCGAAGAAGAGCTCAAACCTTACGAATGCGACGGTTTGTCTGCGTATCGCACCGTGCCGATGCTAGTGGTCTTACCCCAGCGCATCGAGCAAGTACAGACCCTGCTCAAGTTGTGTCACCAACGCCAGGTACCGGTTGTGGCCCGAGGCGCTGGCACAGGATTATCCGGTGGCGCATTGCCGCTGGAAAAAGGCGTATTGCTGGTAATGGCGCGTTTCAACCAAATTCTTGAAATCAACCCTGCTGCGCGCTTCGCCCGTGTCCAACCCGGCGTGCGCAATCTGGCGATATCTCAAGCGGCGGCACCGTTCGACCTTTATTACGCGCCAGACCCCTCCTCGCAAATTGCCTGTTCCATTGGCGGCAACGTCGCGGAAAATGCCGGTGGCGTGCACTGCCTAAAATACGGTCTGACCGTGCACAACCTGCTCAAAGTCGAGATCCTCACGGTCGATGGCGAACGCATGACCCTCGGTTCTGAAGCGTTAGACTCACCGGGCTTTGACCTGCTGGCGCTGTTTACCGGCTCCGAAGGCATGCTTGGGATCATCACTGAAGTCACGGTTAAATTGCTGCCTAAACCGCAAGTCGCACGCGTGTTATTGGCCGCGTTTGATTCGGTGGAAAAAGCCGGCCGGGCGGTAGGCGATATTATTGCAGAAGGCATTATCCCCGGTGGTCTGGAGATGATGGACAACCTGGCGATCCGTGCAGCTGAAGATTTTATTCATGCTGGTTATCCGGTGGACGCCGAAGCCATCTTGCTGTGCGAACTGGACGGCGTCGAAGCCGACGTGCATGACGATTGCGAGCGGGTTCGCCGAGTGCTGGAAAACGCCGGTGCCACCGAAGTACGTCTGGCCCGGGATGAAGCCGAACGCGTCAGGTTTTGGGCCGGACGCAAAAATGCCTTCCCGGCCGTCGGGCGTTTGTCTCCAGATTATTACTGCATGGACGGCACGATTCCGCGCCGTGCATTACCCGGAGTGCTAAAAGGCATCACCGCGCTGTCCGAAGAATACGGCTTGCGGGTGGCCAACGTGTTTCACGCCGGCGACGGCAATATGCACCCGTTGATTCTGTTCGATGCCAACCAACCCGGCGAGCTAGACCGTGCCGAAGCGTTGGGTGGCAAAATTCTTGAGCTGTGTGTCAAGGTCGGCGGCAGCATCACAGGTGAACATGGCGTCGGCCGCGAAAAAATCAACCAGATGTGCGCTCAGTTCAACAGCGACGAGCTGACCCTATTTCATGCGGTGAAAGCGGCGTTTGATCCCAGCGGCCTGCTCAACCCCGGCAAAAATATTCCTACCCTGCATCGGTGCGCTGAATTTGGCGCCATGCATGTACACATGGGCAAGTTGCCCTTCCCAGAATTGGAGCGTTTTTAATGCTCGCTCATAAAGATCACACCCAGCCTGATCTCGACGCCAGCGCCACGCTGCTGGAGCAAGTCAATCAGGCCTATCAAAATGGCACACCGCTGCGGATTCAGGGCGGTAACAGCAAATCATTTTTGGGTCGCGAAGTCTTCGGAGAAATTCTCGATACCCGCGCCCATCGCGGTATTGTGACTTACGACCCGACCGAACTGGTGATCACCGCCCGCGCCGGAACCCCGCTGCACGAATTGAACGCCGCGCTGGAAGCGGCTGGGCAAATGCTGCCATGCGAACCACCCAGCTTCAGCCAAAACGGCATCGGTGACGCAACGATTGGCGGCGTGGTGGCGACCGGGCTTTCCGGGCCACGCCGCCCATGGTCGGGTTCAGTGCGTGACTTCGTGCTGGGTACACGGGTGATAACCGGCTTGGGTAAACATTTGCGCTTTGGTGGCGAAGTGATGAAAAACGTCGCCGGTTATGACCTCTCTCGGCTATTGACCGGTAGCTTTGGCTGCCTTGGCCTGCTGACCGAAGTGTCGCTGAAAGTTCTGCCAAAGCCGCGAAAATGCATCAGTATCGCCTTGGAAATGGACACTGAACATGCCCTGCGCAGGCTTGCCGAATGGGGCCAGCAGCCGATTCCGATCAGCGCCGCCAGCCATGACGGTCGTGTATTAAGATTACGACTCGAAGGTGGGGAAGGTTCGGTAGCGGCAGCCCACGATCGCCTCGGCGGTGAATTGCTCGACACCCAGTACTGGAGCGACCTCAACGAGCAGCGCCTGAGCTTTTTCGATGAAGGTCAAACCTTGTGGCGCCTGTCGCTGCCGAACAATACCGGTGCGTTGGCATTGCCCGGAGAACAGTTGGTCGATTGGGGCGGCGCTCAGCGCTGGTTGAAATCCGATGCCGACGCCGAGCACATTCGCGCCGTCGTCAGTAAACACGGAGGCCATGTGACATGCTTTAGCCACGGCGCCATCGACAGCCCGTTCCAGCCGCTGGCCACGCCTTTGTTGCACTACCATCGCCAGTTAAAAGCTCAACTCGACCCGAAGGGGATTTTCAATCCGGGCCGAATGTACGCAGAGATCTGACCATGCAAACGACATTGAGCGAAAAAGCCAAACAGCTGTCCCGCGCTGAGGAGGCTGAAAGCATTCTGCGCAGCTGCGTGCATTGCGGTTTTTGCAATGCCACCTGCCCGACGTACCAATTGCTGGGCGATGAACTGGACGGCCCACGCGGACGCATTTACTTGATCAAGCAAGTGCTTGAAGGCAATGAGGTCACGGAAAAAACCCAGCTTCACTTGGACCGTTGCCTGTCGTGCCGCAACTGTGAGAGCACGTGCCCGTCCGGCGTCGATTATCACAACCTGCTGGATATCGGTCGCGCGGTGGTTGATCAGGCGGTGCCCCGCCCGCTTAATCAACGGTTGCTGCGCACTGGGTTACGCGCTGTGGTTCCTAATGCGGCGCTGTTTAAAACGCTGATTCAGTTAGGTCGAGCATTCCGTCCGCTAATGCCAAGCGCCCTGAAAGCCAAACTGCCCAAAGATATCCACCCGGCCCGCCTGCGCCCGGCCCCGCAGCATGCTAGGCGTGTGTTAATGCTCGAAGGCTGCGTGCAACCAGGCTTATCGCCTAACACTAACGCCGCCACTGCTCGGGTGCTTGATCGTTTGGGCATTAGCGTTACCCCTATCAGCCAGGCCGGTTGCTGTGGCGCGGTGGACTACCATTTGGATGCTCAGGATGCTGGCTTGAACCGCGCCCGGCGTAACATCGATGCGTGGTGGCCCGGTATTGAAAATGGCGCCGAAGCCATCGTTCAAACCGCAAGCGGTTGTGGCGCGTTTGTCAAAGACTACGGCCATTTGCTGCGGGACGACCCAACCTACGCCAGCAAAGCGCAACGCGTCAGCGCGCTGACCAAAGACCTGGTGGAGGTGCTGCGCGAGGAGCCGCTGGAAAAGCTTGGCGTGAACAGCGATGTGCGCTTGGCGTTTCACTGCCCGTGCACCTTGCAACACGCACAAAAGCTCGGTGGCGCGGTTGAAAGCGTGCTGATCCGACTAGGCTTTAACCTGACCGCCGTGCCCGACGGGCATTTGTGTTGCGGCTCATCCGGCACCTACTCTATTACCCAGCCCGAGTTGTCCAAGCAATTGCGCGACAACAAGATGAACGCGCTGGAAAGCGGCAAGCCGGACGTGATTGTCACTGCTAACATCGGCTGCCAGACCCATTTGGACAGCGCCGGCCGAACTCCGGTCAGGCATTGGATTGAACTCGTCGAAGATGCGCTGCATTAATCGACTAATAACGTTTTATTGGAGAATCAGATGAAAACCAAAGCCGTATTGAGCCAGACCGAAGTTGGCCAGATCCTCGCTGCCGCCCGCGCCGAAGCGCTGAAAAACAACTGGGCTGTGTCGATCGCCGTGGTTGACGACGGCGGCCATCCTTTGGCCATGGAACGTCTGGACGGCTGCGCGCCCATTGGCGCCTACATCGCGATGGAAAAAGCCCGCACTTCCGCGCTGGGCCGTCGCGAATCCAAAGGTTATGAAGACATGGTCAACGGTGGCCGCAACGCCTTCCTGTCCGCGCCATTGCTGACGTCTCTCGAAGGTGGCGTGCCGGTAATCGTTGATGGTCAGGTGATTGGCGCCGTGGGCGTGTCCGGGGTCAAAGCTGACCAGGACGCCCAAGTGGCTAAAGCGGGCGCAGATTGCCTGAAGTAATCATCGTTTAGACCAGTAGGTGCTGTGGGCTGCTGCGCAGCTGAACGCAGCACTCGGCGGCCTCCTACAGGGGTTGCTTACGAATTGAATAAGAGAGCCCGACATGACTGATTTTGTGAACTGCCAACGCCTGAAAGTGGCGGCCAACCTTCAACGTTTTGTCGATGACGAAGTGTTGCCGGGTACAGGCCTGGACCGTGACGCCTTCTGGGCTGGCTTCGATGCGCTCGTGCACGAACTGGCGCCAATGAACCGTGCGCTGCTGGCCGAGCGTGATCGCTTGCAGACCGAATTGGACACTTGGCACCGGGCTCACCCTGGTCCAATCAGCGACATGTCGGCGTACCGAGCCTTCCTGACTTCAATTGGCTATTTGCAACCGCAGCCAGCTCGAGTGGAGGCTAGCACCGCTAACGTTGACATCGAAATCAGCAGCCAGGCTGGCCCGCAGTTGGTCGTACCGGCGGTCAACGCCCGTTACGCGCTGAACGCGGCCAACGCCCGTTGGGGCTCGTTGTATGACGCGTTGTACGGCACCGACGCCATCGCCGAAATCGACGGCGCGGAAAAAGGCAGCGGTTACAACCCCGTACGAGGAGCCAAAGTCGTGGCCTTCGCTCGAGCTTTTCTGGACGAGGCCGCTCCGCTGGCCAAGGGCTCCCACGTAGGCGCCCAGCGCTACGCGGTTGATGCCGGAACACTCATGGTCACGTTGGCCGATGGTAGTCAGACCGCACTCAAGCAAGCTGAAAAATACATCGGCTATCAAGGTGAGGCATCTCAACCTGTCGCCATCCTCCTGAAAAACCACGGCCTGCACGTCGAAATTCAATTTGACGCCTCCAGCGCCATTGGCAAGACCGATGCAGCAGGCGTCAAGGATTTACTGCTGGAAGCCGCCGTGTCGACCATCATCGACTGCGAGGATTCGGTCGCAGCCGTCGATGCCGACGACAAGGTCTCGGTGTATCGCAACTGGCTCGGTTTGATGAAGGGCGACCTGACTGAAGACCTGGTCAAAGGTGGCAAAACCATCACTCGCCGCTTGAACGCCGACCGCGAATACATCGCCGCAGACGGTAGCGCACTGAAGCTTCACGGCCGTTCGTTGCTGTTGATCCGTAACGTGGGCCACTTGATGACCAACCCGGCGATTGTCGACGGCGAAGGTCATCAGATTCCCGAAGGTATTCTCGATGGCGTGATCACTAGCCTCATCGCTCTGCATGACCTGGCCCGTCGCGGCAATTCGCGCACTGGCAGTGTCTACATCGTCAAACCAAAAATGCACGGCCCGGCCGAAATCGCATTCGCCGCGCAGATATTCAGCCGTGTCGAAGACCTGCTCAAGCTGCCGCGCAACACCCTGAAAATGGGGATCATGGACGAAGAACGGCGTACCAGCGTCAATCTGAAAGCCTGTATCGCTGAAGCGTCGGCTCGGGTTGCGTTCATCAACACCGGCTTCCTCGACCGTACTGGCGACGAGATGCACAGCTCCATGGAAGCCGGCGCGATGCTGCGTAAAGGCGAGATGAAAAACACTCCATGGATCAAGGCCTACGAGCGCAGCAACGTGCTGGTTGGTCTGGCGTGCGGTTTACGCGGCCGGGCACAGATCGGCAAAGGTATGTGGGCGATGCCGGACCTGATGGCCGATATGCTTGAACAGAAAATCGGCCATCCAAAAGCCGGTGCCAACACCGCGTGGGTACCCTCACCGACCGCCGCGACCTTGCATGCGTTGCACTACCACAAGGTTGACGTCAGGGCGATTCAGGAAGAACTGGAAAAAGTTGATCTGGCCAGCGAGAGCGATCAAATCCTCAACGACCTGCTGACGATTCCGGTATCACCGACCGCCAAATGGACGCCTGAGCAGATTCGTGAAGAGGTCGAAAACAACGCTCAGGGGCTGTTGGGTTATGTCGTGCGCTGGGTGGAACAAGGCGTTGGATGTTCCAAGGTGCCTGACATTCATAACGTCGGGCTGATGGAAGATCGCGCGACGCTACGAATCTCCAGCCAGCATATGGCCAACTGGATGCGCCACGGGGTCATCAGCGAAGCGCAAACCCTGGACACCCTCAAGCGCATGGCAGCAGTGGTTGATCAGCAAAACGCGGGGGATTCGCTGTACAAACCGATGGCGGCGGATTTCGACGGTTCAGTAGCGTTCCAGGCGGCGTGCGCCTTGGTGTTCAAAGGCCGCGAACAACCGAGCGGCTATACCGAACCGTTGCTCCATGAGTTCCGCTTGGCATTTAAACAACAGTAACTGGCCAGGCGGTGTGCCCTGCACACCGCCTTCGCAGGCTTGCCGACCAAAGCTTCAGCACAGACATTTACGTACTTTCCCGCACGACCAATTCAAACCCGAGATCCACTTGCGGTTCCTGGGCGATGCCTTCGATCAATCCCAACAGCAATTGCGCGGCCCGTTGGCCGACGGCCTCCCTTGGGGTGCGAATCGAGGTCAGGCGCGGGACCATGTGCGCCGACCCCGGCAGATCGTTGAAACCGATCAGCGACACTTGCTCTGGAATCTTAATGCCTCGCCTCAGGGCCTCAAGCGATGCGCCTTGGGCCAAGTCGTCGTTGCAGAAAAAAACCGCATCCACGTCCGGGTGTTCTTCAAGCAATTTCGCGAACAATTCACCGCCCAAACCGATGGATGAAGGCAGCGGCGACATCACTTCCAACACCGGGTCGTAAACGCCAGCATCACGCAGCACCCGGCGAAAACCCTCGCCCCGTTGCAACACCCGAGGGTCGAGTTGCACCGCCATGTACGCCAATCGACGGCGACCACGACTCAGCAAATGCCGAGCCGCTTCAGCACCCGCCTGCTCTTGGGAAAACCCCACGCAATAGGCGCCGCGCAAGGGGTCGAGTTCCATCATGTGCACGCAAGGCACACCGCTGGCCGCGAGCAGTTCACGTACAGCCGGGGTGTGATCGAATCCAGTCAGCAACAGCCCACGCGGACGATTCGCCAAATAGCTGCGCAGTAAGTTTTCTTCCTCTGCTGGCGAATAGTGATAGTTACCAATCACCACTTCTAGACCGCGAGTACGCAAAACAGCTTGAATCGCTTCCAGGGTTTCGATGAACAATTGATTGGATAACGACGGCACCAGCACCACCACGGTCTGACTGTGCGCCGACGCCAATGCCCGCGCGGCAGGGTTGGCGACGTAGCCAAGACTCACCGCCGCAGCACGGACTTTCTCCACCAGTTCTGGCGCAACCGTAGCGACACCTCGCAATGCCCGCGACGCGGTGATAGGAGAAACAGTGGCCAGGCGTGCGACCTCATTAAGGGTCGGACGGCCAGTGGAACGGGAACCAATGCGGGTCATGCGCTGCCAATCATTCAGAGGGGTTGCAAAATGTTGCTAATGAGCTCTAAGGTAGCGCTGTCTCGCGCACCCTCGCAATGATTTTCTCGCTACTTATTCGCACCGAAAAAGGGTACGAGCAATGTATGCCGCGTCTGACGATCGATTTGATCTACCCAAAACAATGACAAGAACTGGAAGCAGCCTGGCCAGGCTTTTATTCAAGCCGCCAAAGATAGCGCTGTCTTCAGCTGAGGTGATTATGAA
The nucleotide sequence above comes from Pseudomonas sp. AB6. Encoded proteins:
- a CDS encoding LacI family DNA-binding transcriptional regulator — its product is MTRIGSRSTGRPTLNEVARLATVSPITASRALRGVATVAPELVEKVRAAAVSLGYVANPAARALASAHSQTVVVLVPSLSNQLFIETLEAIQAVLRTRGLEVVIGNYHYSPAEEENLLRSYLANRPRGLLLTGFDHTPAVRELLAASGVPCVHMMELDPLRGAYCVGFSQEQAGAEAARHLLSRGRRRLAYMAVQLDPRVLQRGEGFRRVLRDAGVYDPVLEVMSPLPSSIGLGGELFAKLLEEHPDVDAVFFCNDDLAQGASLEALRRGIKIPEQVSLIGFNDLPGSAHMVPRLTSIRTPREAVGQRAAQLLLGLIEGIAQEPQVDLGFELVVREST